From a single Drosophila sulfurigaster albostrigata strain 15112-1811.04 chromosome 3, ASM2355843v2, whole genome shotgun sequence genomic region:
- the LOC133843885 gene encoding uncharacterized protein LOC133843885 isoform X2, whose translation MFKTWIKIWPEIEIETAEQRRRFVYRTFITLGCFLLLALVQWVPIVCFPKILDVVRRHESTFVVTFLMAMLFLAVFLLSDQIRYMPCVSWVLVILVVECEIVALSLLEVESSIMYLVIGLLVAMIVMVFAIVLALLLPHDLTKSMNFMFTVSFFTLLLSIYVVVFLGILRLSWPFFVYAAIIVLMLLPVVVYHTQSILGVGGLRTSLKDDKLAALLLFTDFLALFMLTFYWRPTRGDKQ comes from the exons ATGTTCAAAACGTGGATTAAAATTTGGCCTGAGATCGAAATTGAGACGGCCGAGCAGCGTCGCAGATTCGTCTATCGCACCTTCATCACATTGGGCTGCTTTCTGCTGTTGGCCCTGGTACAATGGGTGCCCATCGTATGCTTTCCAAA AATCCTAGACGTGGTGCGACGACATGAGTCGACCTTTGTCGTGACCTTTCTAATGGCAATGCTCTTTCTCGCGGTCTTCTTGCTGAGCGATCAAATACGCTACATGCCGTGTGTGAGTTGGGTGCTTGTCATTCTCGTTGTGGAGTGTGAGATCGTGGCTCTGTCGCTGCTGGAAGTGGAGTCGAGTATTATGTATCTGGTGATTGGTTTATTGGTCGCCATGATTGTCATGGTCTTTGCCATTGTGCTGGCCCTGCTCTTGCCG CATGACCTCACCAAGAGTATGAATTTCATGTTTACCGTCTCCTTTTTCACCCTGCTGCTGAGCATCTATGTGGTCGTCTTCTTGGGCATCCTACGGCTGAGCTGGCCTTTCTTCGTTTACGCTGCAATCATcgtgctgatgctgttgccc GTCGTTGTGTATCACACACAGAGTATTCTGGGCGTTGGCGGTCTGCGTACGAGCCTGAAGGATGACAAGCTTGCCGCGTTGCTATTGTTTACTGATTTTCTGGCCTTGTTTATGCTAACCTTCTACTGGCGTCCCACCCGTGGCGACAAACAATAA
- the LOC133843885 gene encoding uncharacterized protein LOC133843885 isoform X1, with translation MFKTWIKIWPEIEIETAEQRRRFVYRTFITLGCFLLLALVQWVPIVCFPKILDVVRRHESTFVVTFLMAMLFLAVFLLSDQIRYMPCVSWVLVILVVECEIVALSLLEVESSIMYLVIGLLVAMIVMVFAIVLALLLPHDLTKSMNFMFTVSFFTLLLSIYVVVFLGILRLSWPFFVYAAIIVLMLLPSFTYHISHNMTISFTPTHTHTHLHTLASYHLPLATFRSLCITHRVFWALAVCVRA, from the exons ATGTTCAAAACGTGGATTAAAATTTGGCCTGAGATCGAAATTGAGACGGCCGAGCAGCGTCGCAGATTCGTCTATCGCACCTTCATCACATTGGGCTGCTTTCTGCTGTTGGCCCTGGTACAATGGGTGCCCATCGTATGCTTTCCAAA AATCCTAGACGTGGTGCGACGACATGAGTCGACCTTTGTCGTGACCTTTCTAATGGCAATGCTCTTTCTCGCGGTCTTCTTGCTGAGCGATCAAATACGCTACATGCCGTGTGTGAGTTGGGTGCTTGTCATTCTCGTTGTGGAGTGTGAGATCGTGGCTCTGTCGCTGCTGGAAGTGGAGTCGAGTATTATGTATCTGGTGATTGGTTTATTGGTCGCCATGATTGTCATGGTCTTTGCCATTGTGCTGGCCCTGCTCTTGCCG CATGACCTCACCAAGAGTATGAATTTCATGTTTACCGTCTCCTTTTTCACCCTGCTGCTGAGCATCTATGTGGTCGTCTTCTTGGGCATCCTACGGCTGAGCTGGCCTTTCTTCGTTTACGCTGCAATCATcgtgctgatgctgttgccc TCCTTCACCTATCACATATCACACAATATGACCATATCATTcacacccacccacacacacacacatttgcacacACTTGCTTCGtaccacttgccacttgccactttcAGGTCGTTGTGTATCACACACAGAGTATTCTGGGCGTTGGCGGTCTGCGTACGAGCCTGA
- the LOC133843886 gene encoding uncharacterized protein LOC133843886 has translation MTTIPNGSAAQPTTQAVIEIQPVFIEPAGAQPAVAYAELLNGPPEEEVRRMGKSKFRIKSLLSSAAIFLSLMLIVGAIFMHLQQKNHFGRMNWGKEEVEPPTIFWNDTMTPTIESYIQEPLDAWSECLKCIAYTSTLNRSLCGENKCGTYGISKLYWQDALRLPGINVSQDYESCALDPECGSEIVRGYNEHYARDCNEDGNIECKDHIMLHILGPTGCRTQRMPFIYSKRMDACLEGSELE, from the exons ATGACCACGATTCCAAATGGAAGTGCGGCACAGCCCACAACTCAAGCTGTGATTGAGATTCAGCCGGTGTTCATTGAGCCTGCTGGTGCCCAGCCAGCAGTTGCTTATGCCGAACTGCTCAATGGACCGCCAGAGGAGGAAGTTCGAAGAATGGGCAAGAGCAAGTTTCGCATCAAAAGTTTGCTGAGCTCGGCAGCCATTTTTCTATCACTGATGCTCATTGTGGGTGCCATTTTTATGCACCTGCAGCAAAAGAATCACTTCGGACGCATGAATTGGGGCAAGGAGGAAGTGGAGCCGCCAACAATTTTCTGGAATGACACAATGACTCCAACTATAG AATCCTACATCCAAGAGCCACTTGATGCCTGGAGTGAGTGCCTGAAGTGCATTGCGTATACAAGTACGCTAAATAGGTCTCTGTGCGGCGAAAATAAGTGTGGAACTTATGGCATCTCCAAGCTTTACTGGCAGGATGCATTGCGCCTTCCGGGCATAAATGTCAGCCAAG ACTATGAGAGTTGCGCTCTGGATCCGGAGTGTGGATCAGAAATTGTGCGAGGCTACAACGAGCACTATGCCAGGGACTGCAATGAAGATGGAAACATTGAATGCAAAGATCACATAATGCTGCATATACTAGGACCCACAGGCTGCCGAACGCAGCGGATGCCGTTCATCTATAGCAAGCGGATGGACGCATGTTTGGAAGGGAGTGAGCTTGaatag